One genomic region from Erythrobacter mangrovi encodes:
- a CDS encoding EF-hand domain-containing protein, whose product MKGMILGSTASLALVGIGLFWWSGRAQIENAAPPPMLEEPVAAVEVPNSRPGNMIGPEPPEASELSREQQRFFRYDRNRDWRISRTEMLSTRTDGFRKLDKDGNNLLDFEEWAVATVEKFESADADHDNQLTPAEFVATAPKPTRKRACAC is encoded by the coding sequence ATGAAGGGCATGATCCTTGGCAGTACAGCGAGCCTGGCACTGGTCGGCATCGGTCTGTTCTGGTGGTCGGGTCGGGCGCAAATCGAGAATGCCGCTCCTCCTCCCATGCTGGAAGAGCCGGTTGCTGCGGTGGAAGTGCCCAATTCCCGGCCAGGCAACATGATCGGACCTGAACCACCGGAAGCGAGCGAACTGTCGAGGGAGCAGCAGCGCTTCTTCCGCTACGACCGCAACCGGGACTGGCGGATCAGCCGCACGGAAATGCTTTCAACCAGGACGGACGGATTTCGCAAGTTGGACAAGGATGGCAACAACCTGCTCGACTTCGAGGAATGGGCAGTGGCAACGGTTGAAAAGTTCGAAAGTGCAGACGCCGATCACGACAACCAGCTTACACCTGCCGAGTTTGTTGCCACCGCTCCAAAGCCGACACGGAAGCGGGCCTGCGCCTGCTAG
- a CDS encoding TadE/TadG family type IV pilus assembly protein, translating into MVEMHNQGFWRRLRKDTNGNAMMLTAMAAPAIFGAAGLGIDVAQYYLFQRELQYAVDQAAIAGAWARGNGDSGTYYQTRALQEFNANLSTTSGYSPSVTYAVADYDGKTQNSVVITAAITTNLPFTNFVLGRPTVVAVDAQASFEDLESYTPCLYALNPSASKALWFNGDPTVDAACGVGARSNASDAVRTNGSSGPQNITFAISGGGVSDGMGAFTNSDVVENLEDLVDPFDGVSPPDNATPRSLSCGSTSANWTADETATETSVYRYYQGQSAGKAESSGVINYADAQSPTTTVVTTLNMSFSTEPNNYTSAQTSSGLYKKAGNGPDTIWEEKLSTTDYAYVNKVQTAVNAGAMLPGTYSDFEISCDTVLAGGIYVIDGGPLKVTGNSLTGTGVMFVLKNGAELQITGGTINLTPMSSTELIAAGVSADLADKIEGILIFEDPNSPGSSNSKITGNANVDLNGIIYLPKSDLQLAGTMRASSECLSIFSNTLQLSGTTDLTTLCPPGAKHDVVVGGGGTRVRLVA; encoded by the coding sequence ATGGTCGAGATGCACAATCAGGGTTTCTGGCGCCGTCTGCGCAAGGACACCAACGGCAACGCAATGATGCTGACGGCCATGGCTGCCCCGGCCATCTTCGGTGCGGCCGGTCTCGGCATCGACGTGGCGCAGTATTATCTGTTCCAGCGCGAACTGCAGTATGCGGTCGACCAGGCCGCCATCGCTGGCGCGTGGGCGCGTGGCAACGGTGACTCCGGTACCTATTATCAGACTCGCGCGCTGCAGGAGTTCAACGCCAACCTTTCGACAACATCCGGCTATTCGCCGTCCGTCACCTACGCTGTCGCCGACTACGACGGGAAAACTCAGAACAGCGTTGTCATCACAGCCGCGATCACCACCAACCTGCCCTTTACCAACTTCGTACTTGGTCGGCCGACGGTTGTAGCCGTCGATGCCCAGGCGTCGTTCGAGGACCTGGAGAGCTACACGCCATGCCTCTATGCATTGAACCCTTCCGCCAGCAAGGCGTTATGGTTCAACGGTGATCCGACCGTAGACGCGGCTTGTGGCGTCGGGGCACGTTCCAATGCCAGCGATGCCGTGCGTACGAACGGTAGCTCCGGCCCGCAGAACATTACCTTCGCGATCTCCGGTGGCGGCGTGAGCGACGGCATGGGCGCCTTCACCAACTCAGACGTTGTCGAGAATCTCGAGGACCTGGTTGATCCTTTCGACGGAGTCAGCCCCCCGGACAACGCTACCCCGCGAAGCCTCTCCTGTGGTTCGACGAGCGCCAATTGGACTGCAGACGAAACGGCCACCGAGACCTCGGTCTATCGGTATTACCAAGGCCAAAGCGCGGGCAAAGCGGAAAGCAGCGGCGTTATCAATTACGCAGATGCACAATCTCCAACGACGACTGTCGTGACCACGCTCAACATGTCGTTCAGCACTGAACCGAACAATTACACTTCGGCGCAAACCAGCAGCGGCCTTTACAAGAAGGCCGGCAACGGTCCGGACACAATTTGGGAAGAGAAGCTGTCCACGACGGACTATGCTTATGTCAACAAGGTCCAGACTGCGGTCAACGCCGGGGCGATGCTCCCTGGCACCTATTCAGATTTCGAGATCTCCTGCGATACCGTGCTCGCCGGCGGGATCTACGTCATCGACGGCGGCCCGCTCAAGGTGACCGGCAACTCGTTGACCGGCACGGGCGTAATGTTCGTTCTCAAGAATGGTGCAGAACTTCAGATCACGGGGGGCACAATCAACTTGACCCCGATGAGTTCGACTGAGCTGATCGCCGCCGGCGTTTCGGCGGACCTGGCCGACAAGATCGAGGGCATTCTGATCTTCGAGGATCCGAACTCTCCCGGCTCGAGCAACAGCAAGATCACGGGCAACGCCAACGTTGACCTCAACGGAATTATCTACCTACCCAAGAGTGACCTGCAACTCGCCGGCACAATGCGCGCGAGCAGCGAATGTCTCTCCATCTTCTCCAACACGTTGCAGCTGAGCGGCACCACCGATCTCACCACGCTTTGCCCTCCAGGCGCCAAGCATGACGTTGTGGTCGGTGGTGGCGGTACTCGCGTGAGGTTGGTGGCATGA
- a CDS encoding TadE/TadG family type IV pilus assembly protein — MIARFRTLIRDRRGSVVIETAFVLPVLATLAFGGFEVSRIVARNNELQAAAAEAATVVMANPPEDQTDRDTIEAIVEASTGLATDKITMRQRFRCNADTLLVAAAASCATGAEISEFIEIRMQDSYTPIWTSFGIGNTINFDITRRVQVS; from the coding sequence ATGATCGCACGCTTTCGCACTCTGATCCGCGACCGCAGGGGCTCGGTCGTCATCGAGACGGCCTTTGTCCTCCCGGTGTTGGCGACGCTTGCGTTTGGCGGATTCGAAGTCAGCCGCATCGTTGCACGCAACAACGAATTGCAAGCTGCCGCCGCCGAAGCGGCCACAGTCGTCATGGCTAATCCGCCAGAAGATCAAACCGATCGCGACACGATCGAAGCCATCGTGGAGGCCTCGACGGGGCTCGCCACTGACAAGATCACAATGAGGCAGAGGTTTCGCTGCAACGCCGATACCTTGCTGGTGGCTGCAGCTGCGAGTTGTGCGACTGGAGCCGAGATATCGGAGTTCATCGAAATCCGCATGCAAGACAGCTACACGCCAATCTGGACAAGTTTCGGTATCGGCAACACGATCAATTTCGACATCACTCGTCGGGTACAGGTCTCATGA